The Desulfovibrio fairfieldensis sequence CATCCCGACGTCCTGCATCTTTTTTACCAGATGTTCGACAAGGGCGTGCTGGCCGACGGCGAAGGACGCGAGGTGGACTTCCGCAATACATTGATCTTTCTGACTTCCAACCTGGGTAGCGATATTGTGGCCGCCCTCTGCGAGGAAGAGGAAAAGCCCGACATCGCGACCCTGTGCGCGGCCCTGCACCCGGTGCTGACCCAGGCGTTCCGCCCGGCCCTGCTGGGCCGCATGACCGTGGTGCCCTATGCCGCCATCAACAAGGACACGCTACGGGAGCTCACGGCCATGAAACTTGAGCACGTGGGCCGCCGCCTGATGGAGCGCCACCGCATCCCCCTGCTCTGGGACGAAGCCGTGGCCGACAATATCGCGGCCTCCTGCGACGCCGTGGACACGGGCGCGCGCAATATCGACCACATCATCAACGCCCATCTGCTGCCGGGCATCGCCGCCGCCCTGCTTTCCTCCCTGCTGGAGGAAAAAAACGCGCCGCGCGGCCTGCGCGTTTCCCTGGATGCATCCAACGGCGCTTTCAACTGCGCGCTGGAGGCCAGGCCGTGAATTCCGTAACCCAGCCCACGGAACCTCCGGCCGCCGCAACGGCATTGCGGGCCTGCGCCGATCTGGCCGAAACCGCCGTCTGCCTGGCGCGCCTGGCCGGAACCGCCGCCCAGGCTGATTTTTGCGGCGTCTTTCTGCTGGACTATACGGGCACGGAATTGCTGCTGCGCGCGGTGTGGCACGCTGGCGCGGGCGCAAGCGCGCCCCGCGGGCATTCCCTGCCGCTCGGCAGTCAGGATCCCGTCTGCTTTTCCCTGCAAACCGGAACGGAGTACACGGTGCGCGACGGCATGCAAAACGCCGCCTTTCCCTCTCTGGACCTGTTGCGCCCGCAAAAGGCCGCCGCCCGCCTCACGGCCCTGCCGCTGCCCGCCTGGAAAAATCGCTCCCTGGGCGGCCTGCTGCTGGGCTTTGGCCGGGACCGTGCCCCGGCGATTGATCCGCAGCCGCTCTGCGATCTGGGCGCGCTTCTGCTGGAAGCCCACCTTCAACGGCAAAAAGAGGATCTGCTGCTGCACAGCCTGAACGAGGATCTGTCGCGCCTGGAACAGGGCTCCCAATGCCTGCGCATCGTGGAATCCTTTTTTCTGGGCAAGAGCCCGGCGACTCTGCGGGTGCGCGAGCAGATCGCCAGAGCCGCGCCCACGGACGTGGCCGTGCTGATTACCGGCGAGACCGGCACCGGCAAGGAAGTGGCGGCCTCGGCCCTGCATGCGGCCAGCCGGCGCCGCGCGGCCCCTTTCATCAAGATCAACTGCGCGGCCCTGCCCGCGCATCTGCTGGAAAGCGAGCTTTTCGGCCACCGCAAGGGCGCGTTCAGCGGCGCGGACAGCGACAATCCCGGCCTGTTGCGCAGCGCCCACGGCGGCACCGTGCTGCTGGACGAAATCGGCGAAATGCCTTCCGAGCTCCAGGCCAAGCTGCTGCGCGTGCTCCAGGACCGCCAGGTGCGGCCCTTGGGCAGCTCCAAAACCTTTCCGGCGGACATCCGGATCATTGCCGCCACCAACAAAAGCATGCGCGAAGTCCTGGAGTCCGGCTCGTTCCGGTCTGACCTCTACCATCGCCTGGCCGGGCTGCACATCCACATACCGCCCCTGCGCGAACGGCCGGAAGACATTCCGCTGCTGGCCCAACATTTTCTGATTCAGATGCGCGGCACGCTGCGCCGTCCCGGCCTGAGCCTGACGCCCGAGAGCCTGCGCCTGCTCGGCGGCCTGGACTATCCGGGCAATGTGCGCCAGCTCTGCAACCGCATTCAGGCGGCGGCCGTGATGGCCGATCCCGCCGCCGACCGCCTGATGCCGGAGGCCTTCGCTCCCGTGGAATCCCCCGCCGCGGAAGAGGAGGACCTCCGGTCCGGCGGTCTGGCCCGGAGCCTGCGCCTGCTGGAGGAAAAGCTCATCAAGCGGGCCCTGGCGCGTTGCTCCGGCAATGTGACAGAGGCCGCCAGGGAACTGCATCTGCCGCGCAGCACGCTGGTTTCCAAGCTGAAAAAACTGGTCCCGCCCCACAATACGGAAGCCTCACGTCCTCAGCGGCGGCAACTGTCTCGTTCCGGAGCGCCCTATGGATATTATGTTTGAGATCGTCAGCAGGCAGAAATTCTCAGCCAATTTTCCCGTCTCGCACGTTTTCGGCGAGGCCGGGGGCTATATCGGCCGTTCGGAGGAATGCGAATGGGTTCTGCCGGACAGATCACGTGAAATTTCCCGCCAGCACGCGTTGATCACCTTTGAGGACGGCCACTTCTATCTCGAGGACGTCAGCGCCAACGGCGTCTTTCTCTCCCTGGCCCACGAACCCGTGGGCAAGGACAGCCGTCACCGCATCGAACACGGCGAGGGCTTCATCATCGGCGCGTACACGATCATGGCCCGCCTGCTGCACAACCCCGGCGCGTATGCCGGTTCTCCCGAAGATGTGGAAGATATCCTCAGCCGCCCCAAGGGCCTGTCCCTGAATCCCCTCACGGCCATGGAGCAGGAAGAAGAACTCGTGGCCCGCAAACGCATGGGCGAATACGACGACCTGCTCAGCGGCCGCCAGACCAGGGCGGTTCTGCCGGCGGACCACACGGATCCGCTTCTGGGCAGATTGCAGCCCATTGTGGCCGTGCCCGAGCAGGAGGAGTTGATCCCTGAAAACTGGGATGCCGAACCGGATAACGACGATGAAAGCGGCGAAGCCTGCCCACTCGGCGGCGAAACGGCTGCAGGCGCGCCACAGGCCGACTCTGAAACCCAGGCCGCCGCGGCGCCCCAAACAGCTCCGGAAAGCCGCTCCGTGCCGGTGCCGGAAACAGATGTTTTTTTCAAGGCCCTGGGTTTCGCCGAGCCGCCTTCCTCGCCCAAGGAGCGGGAACGCGTGCTGAAGCTGGCTGCGGAACTGCTGGCGGCCGCCGTGGACGGCATGACCAGCGCCCTGCACAACCGCGCCGAATGCAAGAACGAGCTGCGCCTTCCGGCCACCAGCACCGGCCTTGCGGTCAACAACAATCCCCTGAAGTTCAGCCCTTCGCCCGAAGCCGCTCTGGCGACGCTGCTGGGGCCGCCGCAAAAGGGCGTCATGCCTTCAGTGAAGGCCATGACCAACGGTTTTAATGATCTGCACCGCCACCACATGGGCCTGCTGGCCGGAGCGCGCGCCGCCAGCGCGGCGCTGCTGGACAAAATTTCGCCCCGTGCCGTGGAAAACCGCCTGGACATCAACGGCCCGGTGCGCCTGGGCCGGGCCACGCGCCTCTGGCAGACCTTCATCCGCATGCACCGCGCTCTGCGCGACGATCATGAAGGTATGGAAGCCCTGCTCTTGCAGGATTTCGCCCGCGCCTACGAAATGCAGGGCCGGACCCTCAACCCGCTGGGCGCGCGTCCCAAGCAAGGAGCACAACAATGAAAAAATTCGCACTGTTGTTGACGGCACTGACGGCGATCTGCGCACTGACGGCCTGCTCCGGCGGGCGCGCCCAACTGCTGGTAGCCAGCCAGGCCAATGTGAATCCGGATTTTTCGGGCCGCCCTTCGCCGGTGGTGGTCAAGGTCTATGAGCTGCGGCGCGGTCTGGCCTTCCGCCAGGCCGACTTCCAGAATCTCTTTGACCAGCCCATGCAGACGCTGGGCGCTGACATTCTGGCAGCGGACGAGCTGGTCTTCGTGCCCGGCGAGGCGCGCTCCATCACCTATCTGCCAGGTCCGGACGCGCGTTTTCTGGGCATTGTGGCCGGATTCCGGCAAATGGACCGCGCCCGCTGGCGCAGCCTGCGGCCCATCGACGCCGAGGGCAAGAACCTGATCGCCCTGGAACTCAACGACGCCAGCATCATCGTCATCCCCGAATCCAGAGCCAAGGGCTGGGACCCGGAAGAAGCCCTGAAACAACACGAACCCGAACCGGAGCCGGAACTCCCCGCCGCCCGCACGGCCGTCAGGACTGAGCCCTCGCCGGATCAGACCCTGACCAGCTACGAGGACGAAACCCCGCCGGCGCCGCCCAGGCCCGCGCCGGAGACGGACCCGGACGTACTGGAGCGGAACCGGCGCATGCCTTCCGAGGACATGGATGCCGCGCCCGGCATGTCCGAACCCGAGGAGACCCGAGCCGCCGTGAAGGCCGCCGGAACGTCCGACACGCGGCCCCGCTCCCGCCGGGCCGCGCCCGCGCCCTATGCCGTGCCGCCCATGAAGACGGCCCGCTGAGACGCGCGGCAGCCGTGTTGTATTCCGCCAAGGCCGTGAGGCCGGATAGTATCGCAGGAGAATAAGGCATGCTTCCTGAACGGGTTATCTGGACCGAGGGCATGGGCGTCAGCCCCGTGCATTTTCAGCAGCAGGACCGCCATGTGGACGCCCAGCTGCGCATGCGCGGGGCCATGCTCAAACCCCATGCCTGGGGTTTCACCGAATTCCTCATTGACGAGCAGTA is a genomic window containing:
- a CDS encoding sigma-54 interaction domain-containing protein translates to MNSVTQPTEPPAAATALRACADLAETAVCLARLAGTAAQADFCGVFLLDYTGTELLLRAVWHAGAGASAPRGHSLPLGSQDPVCFSLQTGTEYTVRDGMQNAAFPSLDLLRPQKAAARLTALPLPAWKNRSLGGLLLGFGRDRAPAIDPQPLCDLGALLLEAHLQRQKEDLLLHSLNEDLSRLEQGSQCLRIVESFFLGKSPATLRVREQIARAAPTDVAVLITGETGTGKEVAASALHAASRRRAAPFIKINCAALPAHLLESELFGHRKGAFSGADSDNPGLLRSAHGGTVLLDEIGEMPSELQAKLLRVLQDRQVRPLGSSKTFPADIRIIAATNKSMREVLESGSFRSDLYHRLAGLHIHIPPLRERPEDIPLLAQHFLIQMRGTLRRPGLSLTPESLRLLGGLDYPGNVRQLCNRIQAAAVMADPAADRLMPEAFAPVESPAAEEEDLRSGGLARSLRLLEEKLIKRALARCSGNVTEAARELHLPRSTLVSKLKKLVPPHNTEASRPQRRQLSRSGAPYGYYV
- the tagH gene encoding type VI secretion system-associated FHA domain protein TagH — protein: MDIMFEIVSRQKFSANFPVSHVFGEAGGYIGRSEECEWVLPDRSREISRQHALITFEDGHFYLEDVSANGVFLSLAHEPVGKDSRHRIEHGEGFIIGAYTIMARLLHNPGAYAGSPEDVEDILSRPKGLSLNPLTAMEQEEELVARKRMGEYDDLLSGRQTRAVLPADHTDPLLGRLQPIVAVPEQEELIPENWDAEPDNDDESGEACPLGGETAAGAPQADSETQAAAAPQTAPESRSVPVPETDVFFKALGFAEPPSSPKERERVLKLAAELLAAAVDGMTSALHNRAECKNELRLPATSTGLAVNNNPLKFSPSPEAALATLLGPPQKGVMPSVKAMTNGFNDLHRHHMGLLAGARAASAALLDKISPRAVENRLDINGPVRLGRATRLWQTFIRMHRALRDDHEGMEALLLQDFARAYEMQGRTLNPLGARPKQGAQQ
- the tssJ gene encoding type VI secretion system lipoprotein TssJ, whose protein sequence is MKKFALLLTALTAICALTACSGGRAQLLVASQANVNPDFSGRPSPVVVKVYELRRGLAFRQADFQNLFDQPMQTLGADILAADELVFVPGEARSITYLPGPDARFLGIVAGFRQMDRARWRSLRPIDAEGKNLIALELNDASIIVIPESRAKGWDPEEALKQHEPEPEPELPAARTAVRTEPSPDQTLTSYEDETPPAPPRPAPETDPDVLERNRRMPSEDMDAAPGMSEPEETRAAVKAAGTSDTRPRSRRAAPAPYAVPPMKTAR